A single Elaeis guineensis isolate ETL-2024a chromosome 15, EG11, whole genome shotgun sequence DNA region contains:
- the LOC105058274 gene encoding expansin-A23-like, with the protein MGLSIACVACMAMFLMASRVAAQNAWDNAFATFYGDISGAETMGGACGYGDLLKQGYGLETAALSTALFNNGLTCGACFELQCVNDPQWCAPGTITITATNFCPPNNSKPSNNGGWCNPPRKHFDLSMLMFTKITKDYHAGIVPVQYRRVPCIKQGGIRFEIKGNPNWLLVLVYNVGGAGDVNAMQVKGSSTGWITMARNWGQNWQIGQNLVGQSLSFQVATSDGKMVQSDNVAPSNWQFGQVFEGKQF; encoded by the exons atggGTTTGTCTATTGCTTGCGTTGCATGCATGGCTATGTTTTTGATGGCCTCTAGGGTGGCGGCCCAGAATGCATGGGATAACGCTTTTGCGACGTTTTATGGTGACATAAGCGGCGCAGAAACTATGG GAGGAGCATGTGGCTATGGCGACCTCCTCAAGCAAGGCTACGGCCTCGAAACGGCGGCATTGAGCACAGCCCTCTTCAACAATGGCCTCACATGTGGTGCATGCTTCGAACTCCAGTGCGTCAATGATCCCCAATGGTGTGCACCAGGGACCATCACCATTACTGCCACCAATTTCTGCCCCCCAAATAATTCCAAGCCGAGCAACAATGGTGGTTGGTGCAATCCTCCTCGCAAACACTTTGATCTCTCGATGCTAATGTTCACGAAGATTACCAAGGACTACCATGCCGGGATCGTCCCAGTGCAATACCGAAGGGTCCCATGCATCAAGCAAGGTGGCATAAGGTTTGAGATCAAGGGCAACCCAAATTGGCTCTTGGTGTTGGTCTATAATGTGGGGGGGGCCGGGGATGTGAACGCCATGCAAGTGAAGGGGTCGAGTACCGGGTGGATAACTATGGCTAGGAATTGGGGCCAAAACTGGCAGATCGGACAAAACTTGGTGGGGCAAAGCTTATCGTTTCAAGTGGCAACAAGCGATGGAAAGATGGTGCAATCCGATAATGTGGCACCATCTAACTGGCAATTTGGCCAGGTATTTGAAGGGAAGCAGTTCTAG